One Baekduia alba genomic window, AAGCCGATCCTCGTCGAGGGTCCCGCGGGCGTCGGCAAGACCGAGCTGGCCAAGGCGCTCGCCAAGTACCTCGGCCGCGAGCTGATCCGCCTGCAGTGCTACGAGGGCCTCGACGAGGCCAAGGCGCTGTACGAGTGGAACTACCGCAAGCAGCTGCTGCGCATCCAGGCCGAGCGCCAGGGCACGGGCTGGGACGACGTCCAGGACGACATCTTCGGCGAGGAGTTCCTGCTCCAGCGCCCGCTGATGACCGCGATCGCCTCGCCCGACCCCGTCGTGCTGCTGATCGACGAGATCGACAAGACCGACCAGGAGTTCGAGGCGATGCTCCTCGAGGTCCTCTCCGACTTCCAGATCTCGATCCCGGAGCTCGGGACCGTGGCCTCCAAGTCGCACCCGGTCGTGCTGTTGACCTCCAACAACACGCGCGAGCTGACCGAGGCCCTGAAGCGCCGCTGCCTCTACCTGT contains:
- a CDS encoding AAA family ATPase — its product is MPVEPNSVSDVNEGLRATGYLPGESTALVSYLAAKLGKPILVEGPAGVGKTELAKALAKYLGRELIRLQCYEGLDEAKALYEWNYRKQLLRIQAERQGTGWDDVQDDIFGEEFLLQRPLMTAIASPDPVVLLIDEIDKTDQEFEAMLLEVLSDFQISIPELGTVASKSHPVVLLTSNNTRELTEALKRRCLYLWLDYPDLEHELEIVKLHTPELPDAVGRKLVEVVALVRDLDLKKPPSIAESIDWARALLLLGAQDIDKDVFNDTLSVIVKHRTDLDVVAERVGVKLSAPAAP